Proteins encoded by one window of Mesorhizobium sp. INR15:
- a CDS encoding DUF768 domain-containing protein — protein sequence MSEHAIEFLRGWIGEKVHCQPSAARIEKQAETLAKECAAKAAEAGIPLEDIQEEVGDIQELIASRLEEAAEAGEQVSGTPAK from the coding sequence ATGAGTGAACACGCGATCGAGTTCTTGCGGGGATGGATCGGCGAAAAGGTCCACTGCCAGCCTTCGGCTGCAAGGATCGAAAAGCAGGCCGAAACCCTGGCCAAGGAATGCGCGGCCAAGGCGGCTGAAGCCGGCATCCCGCTGGAAGATATTCAGGAAGAAGTCGGCGACATTCAGGAACTCATTGCGTCACGGCTCGAGGAAGCGGCCGAGGCCGGCGAGCAGGTTTCAGGCACGCCCGCGAAGTAA
- a CDS encoding NAD(P)-dependent oxidoreductase, translated as MGKKILMTGAAGNLGVKLAAHLRAAGHLVTGLDLRAESSPVPIHAADLSRLDDEWTARLVGQDVVIHLAAESSPVSGWKTAIPHNIDAVLNLFEASRQAGVARVVFASSNWVLGGSRFRGDRLGTDTVPDPVTPYGMSKMAGERIGAHFAAAHGMTVICTRIGWIQATPDNQPGPHMGLGRWGQQMWLSDRDFLDGMTAAITAPVMGFAVVNLMSDNPGMRWSLDETRAVLGFSPQDGAPASLSPSVRMTEWGAWLAQVGMPRLMGRLMGW; from the coding sequence ATGGGCAAAAAAATCTTGATGACGGGGGCCGCCGGGAATCTTGGGGTCAAGTTGGCCGCGCATCTGCGGGCGGCAGGGCATCTTGTCACCGGCCTCGATCTGCGGGCGGAATCCAGTCCCGTGCCAATCCATGCCGCGGATCTGTCCCGGTTGGACGACGAATGGACGGCAAGACTTGTCGGGCAGGACGTTGTCATCCATCTTGCCGCCGAGAGCTCGCCTGTTTCAGGGTGGAAGACCGCGATACCGCACAACATCGATGCCGTGCTCAATCTTTTCGAGGCATCGCGCCAGGCAGGGGTGGCTCGTGTGGTCTTCGCCAGCTCGAATTGGGTACTGGGCGGCTCTAGATTTCGCGGGGATCGCCTCGGCACCGACACCGTTCCGGATCCGGTCACCCCATACGGGATGTCGAAAATGGCTGGCGAGCGGATCGGCGCTCATTTTGCCGCTGCGCATGGGATGACGGTGATCTGCACCCGCATCGGCTGGATCCAGGCCACGCCTGACAACCAGCCTGGGCCGCACATGGGACTGGGCCGCTGGGGGCAGCAGATGTGGCTGAGCGACCGGGATTTCCTGGATGGGATGACGGCGGCGATCACCGCTCCGGTGATGGGTTTCGCTGTGGTCAATCTGATGTCCGACAACCCTGGAATGCGCTGGTCTCTTGACGAAACGCGCGCTGTTCTCGGTTTTTCTCCACAGGATGGAGCCCCCGCGAGCCTGTCCCCGAGCGTCCGGATGACAGAATGGGGCGCCTGGCTGGCGCAAGTCGGCATGCCGCGCCTCATGGGGCGGCTGATGGGCTGGTGA
- a CDS encoding SDR family oxidoreductase, which translates to MAERLLGKRIFLTGAAQGIGLAIAEACLAEGAKLFLVDRDGALLRQAVAGLGAPNGDVGYAAADISDGAVIAAAVSQAAAEIGPINALINNAGVNVFSTPLDTTEDEWNRNFDVNVKGAWNCSKAVLPGMIASGDGAILNIASTHSFTIIPHTFPYPVAKHALLGLTKSLALEYAGKGVRVNALAPGYVETQKAIDYWNSFPDPDAARAATLALHPGGRIASAREIALAAVFMISDECRFMNAACLVADGGLSMLQHAV; encoded by the coding sequence ATGGCTGAGCGCCTTCTCGGCAAACGCATTTTCCTGACTGGTGCCGCACAAGGCATCGGTCTGGCCATTGCCGAGGCTTGCCTTGCCGAGGGGGCAAAGCTCTTTCTCGTCGACCGCGATGGGGCGTTGCTGCGCCAGGCCGTGGCCGGTCTTGGCGCACCGAACGGCGATGTCGGATATGCGGCGGCCGATATTAGCGACGGGGCCGTGATTGCCGCTGCCGTCAGCCAGGCCGCAGCCGAGATCGGCCCCATCAACGCACTGATCAACAATGCCGGCGTCAACGTGTTCTCGACGCCGCTAGACACGACCGAGGACGAGTGGAACCGCAACTTCGACGTCAACGTCAAGGGTGCCTGGAACTGCAGCAAGGCGGTGTTGCCGGGAATGATCGCTAGCGGAGATGGCGCGATCCTCAACATCGCATCCACCCACAGCTTCACCATCATTCCGCACACCTTCCCTTATCCTGTCGCCAAGCACGCCCTGCTTGGCCTGACCAAGTCGCTGGCGCTCGAATATGCCGGCAAGGGCGTGCGGGTGAATGCACTGGCGCCAGGCTATGTCGAGACGCAGAAGGCCATCGACTACTGGAACTCGTTCCCCGACCCCGATGCCGCCCGTGCCGCCACGCTGGCGCTGCACCCTGGCGGCCGCATCGCGTCGGCACGCGAGATCGCCCTTGCAGCGGTGTTCATGATCTCCGACGAATGCCGCTTCATGAACGCGGCCTGCCTTGTCGCCGATGGCGGCCTGAGCATGCTCCAGCACGCAGTGTGA
- a CDS encoding aldose 1-epimerase, which yields MSAWISLASDPLNVRISPRGGAIVDGHTANGVPFLRPYKSQAEFGVADCACFPLMPIGNRVEDNAFSFGGRMVTLSPNAADPLYIHGDGWLGTWEIGEHCADYVGLSFDKRADTASPYAYHARQSFQLAGARLELHLSVENTGTFALPFGLGFHPFFPRTPLTTLSAPAQAWWTERDGHLPANRNAIAEDVDFSTARLLPDRWLNNGFEGWNGVARIVWPERRLGVKIEADTAFGRYMLYAPDSDKSFFCFEPMSHTPNALKHCGTDLMGLKVLAPGETLGADLAMTVFDWSASNG from the coding sequence ATGTCAGCCTGGATATCCCTCGCCAGCGATCCGCTGAACGTCCGGATAAGTCCTCGCGGCGGTGCGATCGTCGACGGACACACCGCCAACGGCGTGCCGTTCCTGCGCCCCTACAAGAGCCAGGCCGAATTCGGCGTCGCGGACTGTGCCTGCTTTCCATTGATGCCGATCGGCAATCGCGTCGAGGACAACGCGTTTTCCTTCGGCGGCCGTATGGTGACGCTCTCGCCGAATGCCGCTGACCCGCTCTACATTCATGGCGACGGCTGGCTGGGAACCTGGGAGATCGGGGAGCATTGTGCCGACTACGTCGGACTGAGCTTCGACAAGAGAGCCGACACTGCCTCGCCTTATGCGTATCATGCCCGACAATCATTCCAACTCGCCGGAGCGCGGTTGGAACTCCATCTTTCGGTTGAGAATACCGGCACATTCGCGTTGCCGTTCGGCCTTGGCTTCCATCCCTTCTTTCCGCGCACGCCGCTGACGACCCTTTCCGCACCGGCCCAGGCCTGGTGGACCGAGCGTGACGGACATCTTCCAGCCAACAGGAATGCCATTGCCGAGGATGTCGATTTCTCCACCGCGCGCCTGTTGCCGGACCGCTGGCTGAACAACGGCTTCGAAGGCTGGAATGGTGTCGCGCGCATCGTCTGGCCGGAACGGCGTCTTGGTGTCAAGATCGAGGCGGATACGGCATTTGGGCGCTACATGCTCTACGCGCCCGATAGCGACAAGAGCTTCTTCTGCTTCGAGCCGATGAGCCATACGCCGAACGCGTTGAAGCATTGCGGGACCGACCTCATGGGGCTCAAGGTGCTCGCTCCGGGTGAAACACTTGGCGCGGATTTGGCAATGACTGTTTTCGACTGGAGTGCAAGCAATGGCTGA
- the araH gene encoding L-arabinose ABC transporter permease AraH: protein MTDQLKKILLGEQGLVVIFIVAFALVSLLVPNFLTDRNMLGLLQSVVTVGIVACTMMFCLAARDFDLSVGSIVAFAGMVAVMASNYTGSIMLGLVAAIACGGFVGFINGVVIAKFRINALITTLATMQIVRGLALIASDGRAVGINSPDFYQLALSKLLGIPTPVWVLAILFCIFGFVLNRTVFGKNTLAIGGNPEASRLAGVNVDRTRIWIFALQGVVCGIAGILLASRITSGQPNSAVGLELSVISACVLGGVSLAGGRATMSGVIVGVLIMGIAENAMNLLNIPAFYQYIVRGMILLLAVLLDNLRSSALGRR from the coding sequence ATGACCGACCAGTTGAAGAAGATCCTGCTTGGCGAACAGGGGCTCGTCGTCATCTTCATCGTCGCCTTCGCGCTGGTGTCGCTGCTGGTTCCGAACTTCCTCACCGACCGCAACATGCTCGGCCTGCTGCAATCGGTCGTCACCGTCGGCATCGTCGCCTGCACCATGATGTTTTGCCTCGCGGCGCGTGACTTCGACCTGTCGGTCGGATCGATCGTCGCCTTTGCCGGCATGGTCGCGGTCATGGCGTCGAACTACACAGGTTCCATCATGCTTGGCCTCGTGGCGGCAATCGCCTGTGGCGGCTTCGTCGGGTTCATCAACGGCGTCGTCATCGCGAAATTCCGCATCAACGCCCTGATCACGACGCTGGCGACCATGCAGATCGTGCGCGGCCTGGCGCTGATCGCCTCGGACGGCCGAGCCGTCGGCATCAACAGCCCTGATTTCTACCAGCTCGCGTTGTCGAAACTGCTCGGCATACCGACGCCGGTGTGGGTATTGGCCATCCTGTTTTGCATCTTCGGCTTCGTGTTGAACCGAACCGTTTTCGGCAAGAACACGCTGGCGATCGGCGGCAACCCGGAGGCCTCGCGTCTGGCCGGCGTCAATGTCGACAGGACGCGCATCTGGATCTTCGCGCTTCAGGGTGTGGTCTGCGGCATCGCCGGCATCCTGCTGGCTTCGCGCATTACGTCCGGACAGCCCAATTCCGCGGTCGGACTGGAACTGTCGGTCATATCGGCTTGCGTGCTTGGCGGTGTCTCGCTCGCCGGCGGCCGCGCCACCATGTCCGGCGTCATTGTCGGCGTGCTGATCATGGGCATCGCCGAAAACGCCATGAACCTGCTCAACATCCCGGCCTTCTATCAGTACATCGTGCGCGGCATGATCCTGTTGCTTGCGGTCCTGCTCGACAATCTGCGTTCGTCGGCCCTGGGACGGCGTTGA
- the araG gene encoding L-arabinose ABC transporter ATP-binding protein AraG → MSFLEFSHITKTYPGVKALSDVSFGVDKGAVHGLMGENGAGKSTLIKILSGDQHGDAGEIRVDGKVQAYASTRDAFDNGVIVIHQELQLVPELTVAENLSLGRFPASAGIIARRKMAEEVGAKLKSAGIDIDLRRKVKTLSIGERQMVEIAKAIMLDARVIALDEPTSSLSSRESEILFTLIDRLRAEGKVIIYVSHRLDEVFRLCDSLTVLRDGKLAAHHASLKGVTRDQVVAEMVGREISDIWGFRPRKAGDVRLKVDAVSGAKLKTPASFEARAGEIVGFFGLIGAGRSELMRLVFGADPRSGGTIAVDGKVIQAADPHGTIRAGIVLCSEDRKHDGIIQGRSIEENINISSRRHHTRFGVLNRASEVATAETFINKLKVRTPSRKQDIINLSGGNQQKVILGRWLSEQGVRVLIVDEPTRGIDVGAKSEIYELLYQLAEDGMAIVVVSSELPEVMGICDRILVMCGGRISAELTRDQFAEKAILAAALPDTKTPDAIAS, encoded by the coding sequence GTGTCCTTTCTCGAATTCTCGCACATCACCAAGACCTATCCGGGCGTCAAGGCGTTGTCGGACGTTTCGTTCGGCGTCGACAAGGGCGCGGTGCATGGCCTGATGGGCGAAAACGGGGCGGGCAAATCCACCCTGATCAAGATCCTCTCCGGCGACCAGCACGGCGATGCAGGTGAAATCCGTGTCGACGGGAAGGTTCAGGCCTACGCCTCGACAAGGGATGCCTTCGATAACGGCGTCATCGTCATTCACCAGGAATTGCAGCTGGTTCCCGAACTCACCGTTGCTGAAAACCTCAGCCTTGGCCGCTTTCCAGCGAGCGCGGGCATCATCGCCCGCCGCAAGATGGCGGAAGAGGTCGGCGCCAAACTGAAATCGGCCGGCATCGACATCGACCTGCGGCGCAAGGTCAAGACGCTGTCGATCGGCGAACGGCAGATGGTCGAGATCGCCAAGGCGATCATGCTGGACGCGCGCGTCATCGCCCTGGACGAACCAACCTCGTCGCTGTCGTCGCGCGAAAGCGAAATCCTGTTTACCCTCATCGATCGCCTGCGCGCGGAAGGCAAGGTCATCATCTATGTGTCGCACCGCCTCGATGAGGTGTTCCGGCTCTGCGACAGCCTGACCGTGTTGCGCGACGGCAAGCTCGCGGCCCACCATGCCTCGCTCAAGGGTGTCACGCGCGACCAGGTAGTCGCCGAAATGGTTGGCCGCGAAATTTCGGACATCTGGGGCTTTCGCCCGCGCAAGGCAGGCGATGTTCGCCTCAAGGTCGATGCTGTCTCAGGCGCGAAGCTGAAGACACCCGCCAGTTTCGAAGCCCGCGCCGGCGAGATCGTCGGTTTCTTCGGCCTGATCGGCGCAGGACGCTCGGAACTGATGCGGCTGGTCTTTGGCGCCGACCCACGTTCGGGCGGCACGATCGCGGTGGACGGCAAAGTGATCCAGGCGGCCGATCCGCACGGCACAATCCGTGCCGGCATCGTGCTGTGCTCGGAAGACCGCAAGCATGACGGCATAATCCAGGGCCGCTCGATCGAGGAGAACATCAACATCTCGTCGCGGCGCCATCACACACGCTTTGGCGTGCTCAACCGTGCCAGCGAAGTGGCAACGGCCGAAACCTTCATCAACAAGCTGAAGGTGCGCACGCCGTCGCGCAAGCAGGACATCATCAACCTCTCCGGCGGCAACCAGCAGAAGGTCATCCTCGGCCGCTGGCTTTCCGAGCAAGGGGTGCGGGTTCTCATCGTCGACGAGCCGACGCGCGGCATCGACGTCGGCGCGAAGTCGGAGATCTATGAACTGCTTTACCAACTGGCCGAAGACGGCATGGCGATCGTCGTCGTTTCGTCCGAACTGCCGGAGGTGATGGGCATCTGCGACCGCATCCTGGTGATGTGTGGCGGGCGGATCAGCGCCGAACTCACGCGCGACCAGTTTGCCGAAAAGGCGATCCTGGCCGCTGCCCTTCCAGACACAAAAACCCCTGACGCGATCGCATCTTGA
- a CDS encoding arabinose ABC transporter substrate-binding protein, which translates to MRLLKTALVAGALAVLSVTTIASAYAQDTKIGFIVKQPEEPWFQDEWKFADQAAKEKGFTLVKIGAEDGEKLLSAIDNLGAQGAQGFIVCTPDVKLGPGIVAKAAANNLKLMTVDDRLVGADGKPLEDVPHMGISATKIGEAVGQTIVDEMKSRGWKADEVGAIRVSYDQLPTAVDRVEGVISVLKANGFKAESIFDAPQAKTDTEAALNAATTVLNAHADIKKWVAFGLNDEAALGAVRATEGVGIPAENVIAVGIGGADSAINEFKKPAATGFVGSVIISPKRHGYETALNMYDWVANNKEPEKLILTAGAVAKRDTYVQVRKDLGIE; encoded by the coding sequence ATGCGACTTTTGAAAACCGCGCTCGTCGCGGGTGCGCTCGCCGTTCTGTCCGTCACGACGATCGCTTCTGCCTATGCTCAGGACACAAAGATCGGTTTTATCGTCAAGCAACCCGAGGAGCCCTGGTTCCAGGACGAATGGAAGTTCGCCGACCAGGCCGCCAAGGAAAAGGGTTTCACCCTCGTCAAGATCGGTGCCGAAGACGGTGAGAAGCTGCTGTCCGCGATCGATAATCTCGGCGCGCAGGGCGCACAGGGCTTTATCGTCTGCACGCCGGACGTGAAGCTCGGCCCTGGCATTGTCGCCAAGGCGGCAGCCAACAATCTCAAGCTGATGACCGTCGACGACCGCCTCGTCGGCGCCGACGGCAAGCCGCTGGAAGATGTGCCGCATATGGGCATCTCGGCAACAAAGATCGGCGAGGCCGTCGGCCAGACGATCGTCGATGAAATGAAGTCGCGCGGCTGGAAGGCCGACGAGGTCGGCGCCATCCGCGTCTCCTACGATCAGCTGCCAACGGCGGTCGATCGTGTCGAAGGCGTCATCTCGGTGCTGAAGGCGAACGGCTTCAAGGCCGAGAGCATCTTCGATGCACCCCAGGCCAAGACCGACACTGAGGCGGCATTGAACGCCGCGACGACGGTTCTCAACGCCCATGCCGACATCAAGAAGTGGGTGGCTTTCGGCCTGAACGACGAAGCCGCGCTCGGCGCGGTTCGTGCCACGGAAGGCGTTGGCATCCCGGCGGAAAACGTCATCGCGGTCGGCATCGGCGGTGCGGACTCGGCGATCAACGAGTTCAAGAAGCCGGCAGCCACCGGCTTTGTCGGCTCGGTGATCATCTCGCCGAAGCGTCACGGCTACGAGACGGCGCTCAACATGTACGACTGGGTCGCCAACAACAAGGAACCCGAGAAGCTGATCCTGACCGCGGGTGCCGTTGCCAAGCGCGACACCTATGTGCAGGTTCGCAAGGACCTCGGCATCGAGTAA
- a CDS encoding FadR/GntR family transcriptional regulator → MPQVTKAMASDIFSGRYPAGSSLPTENELGVEYGVSRTVIREALKVLAAKGLVLSRPRVGTIVCNEDDWNIIDPQVLAWHAPHALDDKLFDAILETRRAIEPLVAELAATRATLQEIADLEAAWKGMANAGEDLAAFSRSDIAFHQIVYAASHNPIFRQIGNLIDTGLKFSLEATATISLDRRTEAVAAHREVVEALRMRDAEAARAAANRILNLAARDLVSAKKLKNN, encoded by the coding sequence ATGCCTCAGGTGACGAAGGCCATGGCCTCGGACATTTTTTCCGGACGCTATCCGGCCGGTTCTTCCCTGCCGACCGAAAACGAACTTGGCGTTGAATATGGCGTGAGCCGCACCGTCATTCGCGAAGCCTTGAAGGTGCTGGCCGCCAAGGGCCTGGTGTTGTCACGGCCGCGCGTCGGCACCATCGTCTGCAACGAGGACGACTGGAACATCATCGACCCGCAGGTGCTGGCCTGGCACGCACCGCACGCGTTGGACGACAAGCTGTTCGACGCGATCCTCGAAACGCGCCGGGCGATCGAGCCTCTGGTCGCGGAACTGGCCGCCACGCGCGCAACGCTGCAGGAGATCGCGGATCTCGAAGCGGCGTGGAAAGGCATGGCGAATGCCGGAGAAGATCTCGCGGCATTCTCGCGCTCCGACATCGCTTTCCACCAGATCGTCTATGCGGCAAGCCACAACCCGATCTTCCGCCAGATTGGCAATCTGATCGATACCGGGCTCAAATTCTCGCTGGAAGCGACGGCGACGATTTCGCTCGACCGGCGCACGGAAGCGGTCGCCGCGCACCGCGAGGTCGTGGAAGCACTGCGCATGCGCGACGCCGAGGCAGCGCGCGCGGCGGCAAACCGGATTCTCAACCTCGCGGCGCGCGACCTCGTCAGCGCCAAGAAACTCAAGAACAACTGA
- the dgoD gene encoding galactonate dehydratase has protein sequence MKIISLTTYIVPPRWLFLKIETDAGITGWGEPVIEGRALTVEAAVKEFADYLIGKDPRRIEDHWTVMHRGSFYRGGPILMSAIAGIDQALWDIKGKALGVPVHELLGGKLRDTIKVYSWIGGDRPAEVAAGAKDVVARGFTALKMNGTEELQIVDSHDRIDAAVERVAMVREAVGPNVGIAVDFHGRVHRPMARILVKELEPYRLMFIEEPVLSENREALKEIASLGSTPIALGERLYSRWDFKSVFEEGVVDIIQPDLSHAGGITECRKIAAMAEAYDVAVAPHCPLGPIALAACLQLDAVSYNCFIQEQSLGIHYNAGNDLLDYAANKDVFRYEDGYVAIPDGPGLGVEIDEDYVRERAREGHNWHNPIWRHKDGSFAEW, from the coding sequence ATGAAAATCATCTCGCTGACCACCTACATCGTTCCGCCGCGCTGGCTCTTCCTGAAGATCGAGACCGACGCCGGCATCACCGGCTGGGGCGAGCCGGTCATCGAAGGCCGGGCGCTGACCGTCGAGGCGGCGGTCAAGGAGTTCGCCGACTATCTCATCGGCAAGGATCCGCGCCGGATCGAGGACCACTGGACGGTGATGCACCGCGGCAGCTTCTACCGTGGCGGACCGATCCTGATGAGCGCCATCGCCGGTATCGATCAGGCGCTGTGGGACATCAAGGGCAAGGCGCTCGGCGTTCCCGTGCATGAACTGCTCGGCGGCAAGCTGCGCGACACGATCAAGGTCTATTCCTGGATCGGCGGCGACCGGCCAGCAGAAGTCGCGGCTGGCGCCAAGGACGTGGTGGCGCGCGGCTTCACGGCGCTCAAGATGAACGGCACCGAGGAACTGCAGATCGTCGACAGCCACGACAGGATAGACGCTGCTGTCGAGCGGGTCGCCATGGTGCGCGAAGCCGTCGGTCCCAATGTCGGTATCGCCGTCGATTTTCATGGCCGCGTGCACCGGCCGATGGCCCGCATCCTTGTCAAGGAACTCGAGCCCTACAGGCTGATGTTCATTGAGGAGCCAGTGCTGAGCGAAAACCGCGAGGCGCTGAAGGAAATCGCATCGCTTGGCTCGACGCCGATCGCGCTCGGCGAACGGCTCTACAGCCGCTGGGACTTCAAGTCGGTGTTTGAGGAAGGTGTCGTCGACATCATCCAGCCCGACCTCTCCCACGCCGGCGGCATCACCGAATGCCGCAAGATCGCGGCCATGGCGGAGGCCTATGACGTGGCCGTGGCGCCGCATTGCCCACTTGGGCCTATCGCGCTCGCCGCATGCCTGCAGCTCGATGCCGTGAGCTACAATTGCTTCATCCAGGAACAGAGCCTGGGCATCCATTACAATGCCGGCAATGACCTGCTCGACTATGCCGCCAACAAGGACGTCTTCCGCTACGAGGACGGCTATGTCGCGATCCCGGATGGGCCTGGCCTCGGCGTCGAGATCGACGAGGACTACGTGAGGGAACGCGCCAGGGAAGGTCACAACTGGCACAACCCGATATGGCGCCACAAGGACGGCTCCTTCGCCGAGTGGTGA
- a CDS encoding IlvD/Edd family dehydratase, with protein MTKRRSQHWFGGLGKDAFIHRSWMKNNGLPDDAFDGRPVIGICNTFSEFTPCHVHFRGLIEHIKAGVLEAGGLPLEFPVFSCGESNLRPTAMLFRNLASMDVEEAIRGNPMDGVVLMAGCDKTTPSLVMGAASCDLPSIVISGGPMLNGRFQGREIGSGTDVWKFSEDVRAGVMSAQDFASAESAMSRSPGHCMTMGTASTMASMVEALGIALPGNAAYPAVDAHRARLARMTGRRIVEMVNEDLRLSAILKKEAFANAIRVNGAIGGSTNAVVHLLAIAGRIGTELTLDDWDRYGRDVPTILDLMPSGRFLMEDFCYAGGVPAVMKEIADLLDLDALTVTGKSVGDNIANARNDNPEVIRPRGRALTQQGGMAVLRGNLAPDGAIIKPSAASPELMRHRGRAVVFEDIEHYKLVIDDPALDIDETCVMVLKNSGPKGYPGMAEVGNMALPQKLLKKGIRDMVRISDARMSGTAFGTVVLHTAPEAAVGGPLALVKTGDMIELDVEARRLHLEVSDAELAQRRSGWTPPVAAMKGGYQSLYVERVLQADRGADLDFLVGCRGHAIPRESH; from the coding sequence GTGACCAAACGGCGCTCGCAACACTGGTTCGGCGGCCTCGGCAAGGACGCCTTCATTCACCGCAGCTGGATGAAGAACAATGGACTGCCAGACGACGCCTTCGATGGCAGGCCGGTCATCGGCATCTGCAACACGTTTTCCGAATTCACGCCTTGCCATGTGCATTTTCGCGGCCTGATCGAGCATATCAAGGCGGGCGTGCTGGAGGCCGGCGGCCTGCCGCTTGAATTCCCGGTTTTCTCCTGCGGGGAATCGAACCTGCGGCCGACCGCGATGCTGTTTCGCAATCTCGCCTCGATGGATGTCGAGGAGGCGATCCGTGGCAATCCCATGGATGGCGTCGTGCTGATGGCCGGCTGCGACAAGACCACACCGTCGCTGGTTATGGGCGCCGCGTCCTGCGACCTGCCTTCGATCGTGATCTCCGGCGGACCGATGCTGAACGGCCGCTTTCAGGGCCGCGAGATCGGCTCCGGCACCGACGTCTGGAAATTCTCCGAGGACGTGCGGGCCGGCGTCATGAGTGCTCAGGATTTCGCCAGCGCCGAAAGCGCCATGTCGCGCTCGCCAGGCCACTGCATGACAATGGGCACCGCCTCCACCATGGCATCGATGGTCGAGGCGCTTGGCATCGCCCTGCCCGGCAACGCCGCCTATCCGGCTGTCGACGCGCATCGCGCACGGCTGGCGCGGATGACCGGCCGCCGTATCGTCGAAATGGTCAACGAGGACCTGCGGCTCTCGGCGATCCTCAAAAAAGAGGCCTTCGCCAACGCCATCCGCGTCAATGGCGCGATCGGCGGCTCTACCAATGCCGTCGTGCACCTGCTGGCGATCGCCGGCCGCATCGGCACCGAGCTTACCCTGGACGACTGGGACCGGTATGGCCGCGATGTGCCGACCATTCTGGATCTCATGCCATCGGGCCGGTTCCTGATGGAGGACTTTTGCTATGCCGGCGGGGTTCCCGCCGTGATGAAGGAAATTGCCGATCTTCTCGATCTCGACGCGCTGACGGTGACCGGCAAGAGCGTGGGCGACAACATCGCCAATGCACGCAACGACAATCCGGAGGTGATCCGCCCGCGCGGCCGGGCGCTGACACAACAGGGCGGCATGGCGGTGCTGCGCGGCAATCTCGCTCCCGATGGGGCGATCATCAAACCTTCCGCCGCATCGCCCGAACTGATGCGTCATCGCGGCCGTGCCGTCGTCTTCGAGGACATCGAGCACTACAAATTAGTGATCGACGATCCGGCGCTCGACATCGACGAAACATGCGTCATGGTTTTGAAGAACAGCGGCCCGAAGGGCTACCCCGGCATGGCCGAGGTCGGCAACATGGCGCTGCCTCAGAAGCTTTTGAAGAAAGGCATCCGCGACATGGTCCGCATCTCCGACGCGCGCATGTCGGGCACGGCTTTCGGCACCGTCGTGCTGCACACCGCACCGGAAGCGGCGGTTGGTGGCCCCCTCGCCCTGGTGAAAACCGGCGACATGATCGAGTTGGATGTCGAGGCGCGCAGGCTTCACCTCGAGGTTTCGGATGCCGAACTGGCGCAGCGCCGAAGCGGTTGGACGCCGCCTGTCGCGGCGATGAAGGGCGGCTATCAGAGCCTTTATGTCGAGCGTGTCCTGCAGGCGGACCGGGGCGCCGACCTCGACTTCCTCGTTGGCTGCCGCGGCCATGCCATTCCGCGCGAAAGTCATTGA
- a CDS encoding dihydrodipicolinate synthase family protein encodes MTKFQPDSFHGIHAILYALFDEGEKLDREAMRRQVSICLASGAHGMAALGLATEVSKLTETERRTVMDWVAEDTAARVPLALTIFGSSVAEQVAQVRHAESVGADWVILQPPAAGSYSAAEYIRFFGRVAEATDLPVAIQNAPAFFGRGLTADDIRDLIMQHPNIRLIKGEGPVVDIAGLIERTDGRVPVFNGRGGLELIDNLRIGCRGMILAPDCIDHAVRAYEAFRNGDEDTAQRCYEEMLPAAVFVMQGIENLICYGKRLFGARAGIDIHDRAPAMRHNATGLAMVERFATRLGRLPQLS; translated from the coding sequence GTGACGAAATTCCAGCCCGACAGTTTTCACGGCATCCATGCCATCCTCTACGCATTGTTCGACGAAGGCGAAAAGCTCGACCGCGAGGCCATGCGGCGGCAGGTGAGTATCTGCCTGGCGTCGGGCGCTCATGGCATGGCCGCACTTGGCCTGGCGACCGAAGTCTCGAAGCTGACGGAAACCGAACGCCGCACGGTCATGGACTGGGTTGCCGAGGACACCGCCGCGAGGGTGCCGCTGGCGCTGACCATATTCGGCTCCTCCGTGGCGGAACAGGTCGCGCAGGTGCGCCATGCCGAAAGCGTGGGCGCCGACTGGGTGATCCTGCAGCCTCCCGCCGCCGGATCATACAGTGCGGCTGAATACATCCGCTTCTTCGGCCGTGTGGCCGAGGCAACCGACCTGCCGGTGGCGATCCAGAATGCACCCGCTTTCTTCGGACGTGGGCTGACCGCCGACGATATCCGCGACCTGATCATGCAGCATCCGAACATCCGGCTGATCAAGGGCGAAGGGCCGGTGGTCGATATCGCTGGCCTGATCGAACGAACGGACGGCCGCGTGCCGGTCTTCAATGGGCGTGGCGGCCTGGAGCTGATCGACAATCTGCGGATCGGCTGCCGTGGCATGATCCTGGCGCCGGATTGCATCGACCATGCCGTTCGCGCCTATGAGGCCTTTCGAAACGGCGACGAGGATACCGCGCAACGATGCTACGAGGAGATGCTGCCGGCAGCTGTCTTCGTCATGCAAGGCATCGAAAATCTGATCTGTTACGGCAAGCGCCTGTTCGGTGCACGCGCCGGTATCGATATCCATGATCGCGCGCCCGCCATGCGGCACAATGCAACCGGGCTTGCCATGGTGGAGCGCTTCGCAACCAGGCTCGGCCGATTGCCGCAATTGAGCTAA